The following proteins are encoded in a genomic region of Sorangiineae bacterium MSr12523:
- a CDS encoding M15 family metallopeptidase has protein sequence MKQPLLASSIFIALAACTHSQETKSPEPSGNFVSITEIDPTIAVEARYHGEHNFLGTRVRGYNAPKCLLTRPAAQALANVQAELRPMGLTLKVYDCYRPQRAVDHFVEWAKDVNDLKMKSEFYPQVDKSNLFRDGYIAEKSGHTRGSTVDLTIDGLDFGTEFDLFDPRSNTADPRPNASQRANRALLKAVMDKHGFKGIKTEWWHFTLRDEPFPKTYFDFSVE, from the coding sequence ATGAAACAGCCCCTTCTCGCCTCCTCGATATTCATCGCGCTCGCTGCGTGCACGCATTCCCAAGAGACGAAGTCGCCCGAGCCGTCAGGCAACTTCGTCTCCATCACGGAAATCGACCCAACCATTGCCGTCGAGGCGCGTTACCACGGCGAGCACAATTTCCTAGGCACGCGCGTGCGCGGCTACAACGCACCGAAGTGCCTTTTGACGCGCCCCGCAGCCCAAGCCTTGGCCAATGTGCAAGCGGAGCTGCGCCCCATGGGGCTCACGTTGAAGGTCTACGATTGCTATCGTCCGCAGCGCGCGGTCGACCATTTCGTCGAATGGGCCAAGGACGTCAACGACCTGAAAATGAAGTCCGAGTTTTATCCCCAGGTCGACAAATCCAACTTGTTCCGTGATGGCTACATCGCCGAGAAATCCGGCCATACCCGCGGCAGCACGGTGGATCTCACCATCGACGGTCTCGATTTCGGTACGGAGTTCGATCTCTTCGACCCTCGGTCGAACACGGCCGATCCGCGTCCCAATGCATCCCAACGCGCCAATCGCGCCCTCCTCAAAGCCGTGATGGACAAGCACGGCTTCAAGGGCATCAAGACCGAGTGGTGGCACTTCACCCTACGCGACGAACCTTTCCCAAAGACGTATTTCGACTTTTCGGTCGAGTAG
- a CDS encoding MG2 domain-containing protein: protein MYVRLAFLLLLALCALGCPGESKVPVSPIAKKDGGGSPMWKVSKSGVGFRLSNAEAGEDRTPTPPAPSQPLSATDTRKVLDRLPKLAPLPGDEKDFALRAGSMPAPRTGKTVQEAFPPPASSQPPPQAASGPARVLRHQPDGAVELARHLSVTFSKPMVAVTSHGDLAAQQVPVRLTPQPPGQWRWVGTQTLLFEPNSELGGSPTATFNAERFPMATDYEVEVPSMSERWRFATPPPKLVASYPEPHTPVRFDPILFLAFDQSVDPAAVLKNLEVTGNARPVKLHLATAEEVEAERELGQRIKDSMPGRWLAVRPDEPLSPGAHLTVHVRAGTPSREGPKKTTADQSFTFETHGPLRITGHQCGWGQTCRPRMPFEINFSNQLDLAAFDKNLVRVEPPIPQMKVVAQYQSISISGRTRGKTKYKVTVGSALRDEFGQSLGREESVSFTTERSEPELFRADREMTVLDAAEGTKLPVYSVNQPSLSVSLYAVTPQDWSKYTAWIGKAYRERSPGPPPGELVSKRTVSPANNPDELTETNIDLAPALKGGLGHVIVLVEPTTLTGKSAAASGGPPAPKDRFSMPFRSWVQVTRMALSTFRDAEELVTFVSELSTGAGLAGIDVQGAASTSKTGADGIARQPLGNEAAVIARKGNDVAFLSLMPSWQGAVSTRPEIKDEVRWFVFDDRKMYKPGEEVRVKGWIRRSGTKKGGDIGLVDGAAKIRWGAADARGNEFIKGLVEVDKTGSFDLAFKIPDTANLGHSRVNLHLFGATSLGESDAVHGFSIEEFRRPEFEVTTETTEGPHLVGDHAVTTMTAAYYAGGGLPNTEVNWTVTRDQAVYTPPNRSDYVFGKQPDLFESFGMRGHSFGPHHGDSVSESWRSVTDGQGKHRLRIDFEAREPAYPMNLHVEARLQDVNRQTFASSSNILVHPGSVYVGIRRARAFVRAGEVIDVATIATDIDGHALRGRKVTVSSARLDWEQQGTEFRDVDKDVRTCEVTSGDDAVHCNLPTMAGGRYRVTAWVTDDQGRKNQSEMLLWVSGEDMPSDARMPEDALTVIADKEEYQVGETAELLVMSPFPGEAVVTVGRQGIVHLQRVKMVKSSTTVRIPIEPTWLPNAQVSVQVTGLAPRKNEAGEVDTRLPKRPAYATGTVPLKIAPRDRKLAITVKPREAKIEPGGRTVVELDVRDAGDRPAANTQLAVVVVDEAVLALSNYQTPDPMRTFYASRPNGVQSATLLEYVRIAKTTAAAEANVAEDSMHQSVGGAARRGAFPAPPPPPMAPSPAMLSAPAGMAMEKSAAGGEASGGPIHLRTNLTPLAAFVPRVMTDAKGHASVEVKLPDSLTRYRIMAIAAEGAARFGSGESAVTARLPLMVRPSAPRFLNFGDRFELPIVVQNQTDQAMTVDVAARGANADVAATGKRVTVPANDRVEVRLAANARRAGTARFQVGAVAGRWADASQIELPVWTPATTEAFATYGQIDEGAIAQPVKVPSGIVTEYGGVSVTTSSTALQALTDAVLYLVNYPFECNEQIASRVIAIASLKDVLAAFQAKDLPPPDKLIERVQADAEQLRRFQQPDGGWSFWGNHLESWPFLSVHIAHAMARAKDKGFKVDPSMLERAKKYMRDIDGRIPSWYSVDARRAIKAYALFTRHILGDTDRASARRLVAEAGGAAKLPIEADGWLLRVLTGDAGSQAELAAIRTHLGNRVSETAGAAHFVTQYEDGAHVLLASDRRADGVILESLIADQPKSDLIAKIVTGLLAHRTAGHWSSTQENAFVLIALDRYFRTYEGTKPDFVARAWLGDKLASEHAFRGRSTDRANTDIPMRLLDAGSKITLAKDGPGRLYFRIGMTYAPADLKPPPADHGFTVSRSYEAVDRPDDVRRDADGTVRVKAGARVRIRLTMVTPARRYHVALVDPLPAGLEPLNAALAVTESVPGDPKAPTNGPMWFWAHNWVQHENMRDNRVEAFASLVWDGVHPYTYVARATTPGTYVVPPPKAEEMYNPETFGRGPGDRLIVE, encoded by the coding sequence ATGTACGTTCGGCTTGCGTTCTTGCTGCTTCTTGCGCTCTGCGCGCTTGGTTGTCCCGGTGAGTCCAAGGTTCCCGTTTCGCCCATTGCCAAGAAAGACGGGGGAGGATCGCCCATGTGGAAAGTCTCCAAATCGGGTGTCGGTTTTCGATTGAGCAACGCCGAGGCCGGGGAGGACCGCACGCCCACGCCACCCGCGCCTTCCCAGCCTCTCTCGGCGACCGACACGCGCAAGGTGCTCGACCGCCTCCCGAAGTTGGCGCCGCTACCCGGCGATGAAAAGGACTTTGCCCTTCGCGCCGGCAGCATGCCCGCACCGCGCACCGGCAAGACCGTGCAGGAGGCCTTTCCTCCGCCCGCCTCTTCGCAGCCACCGCCGCAGGCCGCGTCGGGCCCGGCCCGCGTGCTCCGGCATCAACCCGACGGTGCCGTCGAGCTGGCGCGGCATCTCTCGGTCACGTTTTCGAAGCCCATGGTGGCCGTCACGTCGCATGGCGATCTCGCGGCGCAGCAGGTGCCGGTTCGTCTCACCCCGCAGCCGCCGGGCCAATGGCGCTGGGTGGGCACGCAAACGCTGCTCTTCGAGCCCAATTCGGAGCTCGGCGGCTCGCCGACGGCGACTTTCAACGCAGAGCGCTTTCCGATGGCCACCGATTACGAGGTGGAGGTCCCCTCCATGTCGGAGCGCTGGCGCTTTGCGACCCCGCCGCCGAAGCTCGTGGCCTCGTATCCGGAGCCGCATACCCCGGTTCGGTTCGACCCGATTCTCTTTCTCGCCTTCGACCAATCCGTCGACCCGGCGGCCGTGCTCAAGAACCTCGAGGTCACGGGAAATGCGCGGCCTGTGAAGCTCCACCTCGCGACCGCGGAAGAAGTGGAAGCGGAGCGCGAGCTCGGGCAGCGCATCAAAGACTCCATGCCCGGGCGCTGGCTTGCCGTTCGCCCCGACGAGCCGCTCTCGCCCGGCGCGCATTTGACCGTCCACGTGCGCGCCGGCACACCCTCGCGCGAGGGCCCGAAGAAGACCACCGCCGATCAATCCTTCACCTTCGAGACGCATGGCCCGCTTCGCATCACCGGGCACCAATGCGGGTGGGGGCAAACGTGTCGGCCGCGCATGCCATTCGAAATCAATTTTTCGAACCAGCTCGATCTCGCGGCATTCGACAAGAACCTGGTCCGCGTCGAGCCGCCGATTCCGCAAATGAAGGTGGTGGCGCAATACCAGAGCATCTCCATTTCCGGTCGCACGCGGGGCAAAACGAAATACAAAGTGACCGTCGGCAGCGCTCTTCGCGATGAATTCGGGCAATCGCTTGGCCGCGAGGAAAGCGTGTCGTTCACCACCGAACGCAGCGAGCCGGAATTGTTTCGCGCCGATCGCGAAATGACCGTCCTCGACGCCGCGGAGGGCACGAAGCTGCCGGTCTACAGCGTCAACCAGCCCTCCCTTTCGGTGAGCCTCTACGCGGTCACGCCGCAGGACTGGTCCAAGTACACGGCCTGGATCGGCAAAGCCTACCGTGAGCGCTCGCCGGGCCCGCCGCCCGGGGAGCTCGTGTCCAAGCGCACGGTGAGCCCGGCCAACAATCCCGACGAGCTCACCGAAACGAACATCGATCTCGCGCCCGCCCTCAAGGGTGGCTTGGGCCACGTCATCGTGCTGGTGGAGCCCACGACTCTGACGGGAAAGTCGGCCGCCGCAAGCGGCGGACCTCCGGCACCGAAGGATCGATTCAGCATGCCGTTCCGAAGTTGGGTGCAGGTTACACGCATGGCCTTGAGCACCTTCCGCGACGCCGAGGAGCTGGTGACCTTCGTCAGCGAGCTCTCCACGGGTGCCGGGCTCGCGGGCATCGACGTGCAGGGGGCTGCCTCGACCTCGAAGACAGGCGCCGACGGTATCGCGCGGCAGCCGCTGGGGAACGAAGCCGCCGTGATTGCGCGCAAGGGAAATGACGTCGCATTCTTGTCCTTGATGCCGTCGTGGCAGGGAGCCGTCAGCACGCGGCCCGAGATCAAAGACGAAGTTCGGTGGTTCGTCTTCGACGATCGCAAAATGTACAAGCCCGGCGAGGAGGTCCGCGTCAAAGGCTGGATCCGGCGCTCCGGCACGAAGAAGGGCGGTGACATCGGCCTGGTCGACGGCGCCGCGAAGATTCGCTGGGGTGCGGCCGACGCACGCGGGAACGAGTTCATCAAAGGTCTCGTGGAGGTCGACAAGACGGGGTCGTTCGATCTCGCGTTCAAGATTCCCGATACGGCCAACTTGGGGCACTCGCGGGTGAATCTGCATTTGTTCGGTGCGACGTCCCTCGGCGAATCCGACGCGGTGCATGGCTTCTCGATCGAGGAGTTCCGCCGTCCAGAGTTCGAGGTCACCACGGAAACGACGGAGGGCCCGCACCTGGTCGGCGACCACGCCGTCACCACGATGACCGCCGCCTATTACGCGGGCGGCGGCCTGCCCAACACGGAGGTGAACTGGACGGTGACGCGCGACCAAGCCGTCTACACCCCGCCGAACCGCAGTGACTACGTCTTTGGCAAGCAGCCGGACCTCTTCGAATCGTTTGGAATGCGCGGACACTCCTTTGGGCCGCACCATGGGGACTCGGTCTCGGAGAGCTGGAGGTCCGTCACCGATGGCCAGGGCAAGCATCGGCTTCGCATCGACTTCGAGGCCAGGGAGCCCGCGTATCCGATGAACCTGCACGTCGAGGCGCGGCTGCAAGACGTCAATCGGCAGACGTTCGCCTCGAGCTCGAATATTCTGGTGCACCCCGGCTCGGTCTACGTGGGGATTCGCCGTGCGCGCGCGTTCGTGCGCGCGGGCGAAGTCATCGATGTGGCCACGATTGCCACGGACATCGATGGGCACGCACTGCGCGGGCGCAAGGTCACGGTGTCGAGTGCGCGGCTCGATTGGGAGCAACAAGGGACGGAGTTCCGCGACGTCGACAAGGACGTGCGCACCTGCGAGGTAACCTCCGGGGACGATGCCGTGCATTGCAACCTGCCGACCATGGCGGGAGGCCGCTACCGCGTTACCGCATGGGTGACCGACGATCAGGGGCGCAAGAACCAGAGCGAAATGCTGCTTTGGGTCTCCGGCGAAGACATGCCCTCCGATGCGCGCATGCCCGAGGATGCGCTCACCGTCATCGCGGACAAAGAGGAATACCAAGTCGGCGAGACCGCGGAATTGTTGGTCATGTCGCCCTTTCCGGGCGAGGCCGTGGTCACCGTGGGGCGCCAAGGCATCGTGCATCTGCAGCGCGTGAAGATGGTCAAGTCGAGCACGACGGTGCGCATTCCCATCGAGCCCACCTGGCTCCCCAATGCGCAGGTCAGCGTGCAAGTCACCGGCCTCGCGCCGCGCAAAAACGAGGCAGGGGAGGTGGATACACGCCTGCCGAAGCGCCCCGCCTATGCGACGGGAACGGTGCCGCTCAAGATTGCGCCGCGCGATCGCAAGCTGGCCATCACCGTGAAGCCGCGCGAAGCGAAGATCGAGCCGGGCGGTCGCACCGTGGTGGAGCTCGATGTGCGCGATGCGGGTGATCGTCCCGCAGCGAATACGCAATTGGCGGTCGTCGTGGTCGACGAGGCCGTGCTCGCCTTATCGAATTACCAAACGCCGGATCCCATGCGGACGTTCTACGCGTCGCGTCCGAACGGTGTGCAGTCCGCGACGTTGCTCGAGTACGTGCGCATTGCGAAGACGACCGCGGCCGCCGAGGCCAATGTGGCGGAGGACTCGATGCACCAATCCGTCGGTGGCGCCGCGCGGCGGGGCGCATTCCCCGCGCCGCCTCCTCCTCCCATGGCTCCGTCGCCGGCGATGCTGTCGGCCCCCGCGGGCATGGCGATGGAGAAATCTGCCGCAGGCGGCGAAGCTTCGGGCGGCCCGATTCACCTGCGCACCAACCTCACGCCGCTGGCCGCCTTCGTTCCGCGCGTGATGACCGATGCCAAGGGCCACGCGAGCGTCGAGGTGAAGCTGCCCGATAGCCTGACGCGCTACCGCATCATGGCCATTGCGGCGGAAGGCGCTGCACGCTTTGGCTCGGGCGAATCCGCGGTGACCGCGCGGCTGCCGCTGATGGTGCGCCCCTCGGCGCCGCGCTTTCTCAACTTCGGCGATCGTTTCGAGCTGCCCATCGTGGTGCAGAACCAGACGGACCAAGCGATGACCGTGGACGTGGCTGCGCGCGGTGCGAATGCCGACGTGGCGGCCACCGGCAAGCGCGTCACCGTGCCGGCGAACGATCGCGTCGAGGTGCGCCTGGCCGCCAATGCACGCCGGGCGGGCACGGCGCGCTTTCAGGTGGGGGCGGTGGCGGGACGCTGGGCCGATGCGAGCCAGATCGAGCTGCCTGTGTGGACGCCCGCGACCACGGAGGCCTTCGCGACCTACGGGCAGATCGACGAAGGGGCCATCGCGCAGCCGGTGAAGGTGCCCAGCGGCATCGTGACGGAATACGGTGGCGTGTCGGTCACCACCTCGTCGACCGCGCTGCAGGCATTGACCGACGCCGTGCTCTATTTGGTGAATTATCCCTTCGAGTGCAACGAGCAAATCGCCTCGCGGGTCATTGCCATTGCCTCGCTGAAAGACGTCCTCGCGGCGTTCCAGGCGAAGGATCTCCCGCCGCCGGACAAGCTGATCGAGCGCGTCCAAGCCGACGCGGAGCAGCTACGGCGCTTCCAACAACCCGACGGCGGCTGGTCCTTCTGGGGCAATCACCTGGAGAGCTGGCCGTTCCTGAGCGTGCACATCGCCCACGCGATGGCGCGCGCCAAAGACAAGGGGTTCAAAGTCGACCCGAGCATGCTGGAGCGCGCGAAGAAGTACATGCGCGACATCGATGGGCGCATCCCATCGTGGTATTCGGTCGATGCACGGCGCGCGATCAAGGCGTATGCGCTGTTCACGCGGCATATCCTCGGCGACACGGATCGGGCCTCGGCGCGGCGTCTCGTGGCGGAGGCGGGCGGCGCGGCGAAATTGCCCATCGAAGCCGATGGGTGGCTTCTGCGCGTGCTCACCGGCGATGCCGGTTCGCAGGCGGAGCTGGCCGCCATTCGGACGCACCTGGGCAACCGCGTCAGCGAGACCGCGGGCGCCGCCCACTTCGTCACGCAGTACGAGGACGGTGCGCACGTGCTGCTTGCGTCCGATCGGCGCGCCGACGGCGTCATCCTGGAGAGCCTCATCGCCGACCAGCCGAAGAGCGATCTCATTGCCAAGATCGTCACAGGACTTCTCGCGCATCGCACGGCGGGCCACTGGTCGAGCACGCAGGAAAACGCCTTCGTGCTGATTGCGCTCGACCGGTACTTCCGCACCTACGAAGGCACCAAGCCCGACTTCGTGGCGCGAGCCTGGCTAGGTGACAAGCTGGCCAGCGAGCACGCTTTCCGCGGGCGCTCCACCGATCGCGCGAACACGGACATTCCCATGCGGCTGCTCGACGCGGGGTCGAAGATCACGCTGGCCAAGGACGGTCCCGGGCGTCTCTATTTCCGAATCGGCATGACGTACGCGCCGGCCGACCTGAAGCCGCCGCCCGCCGACCATGGTTTCACCGTATCGCGCAGCTACGAGGCGGTGGATCGGCCGGACGACGTGCGGCGCGACGCCGATGGCACCGTCCGTGTGAAGGCGGGCGCGCGCGTTCGCATTCGTTTGACCATGGTCACCCCCGCGCGCCGTTACCATGTGGCGCTGGTGGATCCGCTCCCCGCGGGCCTCGAACCGCTCAATGCGGCCCTGGCGGTGACGGAGTCGGTCCCCGGCGATCCCAAGGCCCCGACCAACGGCCCCATGTGGTTCTGGGCCCACAACTGGGTGCAGCATGAAAACATGCGCGACAATCGGGTGGAGGCCTTTGCCTCCTTGGTGTGGGACGGCGTGCATCCGTACACGTACGTGGCGCGCGCCACCACCCCGGGCACCTACGTCGTGCCTCCTCCGAAGGCCGAGGAGATGTACAATCCGGAGACCTTCGGTCGCGGTCCCGGCGATCGCCTCATCGTCGAATGA
- a CDS encoding serine/threonine protein kinase, translating into MAVADPRNVARVEHRIGRYEMYGEIASGGMATVYFGRLVGDAGFVRTVAIKRLHPHYAKIPQFSSRFVEEAHLAARIRHPNVVATLDTVAERDELLLVMEYVPGQSLAELQRACRNSGERIPVGVALRIAADALYGLHAAHTATDEALHPLFIVHRDVSPQNILVGVDGMARVLDFGIAKARTSVDTTQQGQLKGKLRYMSPEQVFNDPISARTDVYALSVVLWEMLTGDPLFTGSNDAATLAQVLSGVVHKPSLIARHVPPEVDEIVLRGLQRDPSLRFESAHDMAVALESAMVPALAREVSQWMQRIAASAIAWRAQAVSAIERSAMVERPSTPRAPKEIPSAPAPAVSAPAGSLPLPIAPGARSEITEQNTITDLGRKAVSYSQELGTPSSREAKAASRLKWAWGLAIVSGAVAVALGMASFGARPKEASTPPSADPVTVVPSAAASSVPTGVVAPPSPPPVSAEASTPPVTSARASAKPPPSTRAAKAPNTIRADDGRSCNPPYYEDAQGIRHIKPECLKFE; encoded by the coding sequence ATGGCCGTTGCCGACCCGCGAAACGTAGCGCGCGTCGAACACCGCATTGGGCGGTACGAGATGTATGGCGAGATCGCGTCCGGCGGCATGGCGACCGTGTATTTTGGCCGTTTGGTCGGGGACGCGGGGTTCGTGCGTACGGTGGCCATCAAACGCCTCCATCCTCATTACGCCAAAATTCCTCAATTTTCCTCGAGGTTCGTCGAAGAAGCGCACCTGGCCGCGCGCATTCGCCACCCCAATGTGGTCGCCACCCTCGATACGGTGGCCGAACGAGACGAGCTCTTGCTCGTCATGGAGTACGTACCCGGGCAATCGCTTGCCGAGCTCCAGCGCGCCTGTCGCAATTCGGGGGAGCGCATTCCGGTGGGCGTGGCTTTGCGCATTGCGGCCGATGCGCTCTACGGCCTGCACGCCGCACACACCGCGACCGACGAGGCGTTGCACCCGCTGTTCATCGTCCATCGGGACGTGTCGCCGCAGAACATCCTCGTCGGCGTCGATGGAATGGCACGCGTGCTGGACTTCGGCATTGCCAAGGCGCGCACCAGTGTCGATACGACGCAGCAAGGGCAACTCAAGGGCAAGCTGCGCTACATGTCGCCCGAGCAGGTGTTCAACGATCCCATTTCGGCACGCACCGACGTGTACGCGCTGTCCGTCGTCCTTTGGGAAATGCTGACCGGCGACCCGCTCTTTACCGGCAGCAACGATGCGGCGACGCTCGCGCAAGTGCTTTCCGGCGTCGTGCACAAGCCGAGCCTCATCGCGCGGCACGTCCCACCGGAGGTCGACGAGATCGTCCTCCGCGGACTCCAGCGCGATCCGTCGCTTCGCTTCGAATCGGCGCACGACATGGCCGTGGCCCTCGAGTCGGCGATGGTGCCCGCGCTCGCGCGCGAGGTGAGTCAATGGATGCAGCGCATTGCCGCCAGTGCCATCGCATGGCGCGCGCAGGCCGTTTCGGCCATCGAGAGATCCGCGATGGTCGAGCGCCCCTCCACGCCCCGCGCACCGAAGGAGATCCCCTCGGCACCGGCGCCGGCGGTATCTGCGCCCGCCGGGTCACTCCCATTGCCGATCGCACCCGGGGCGAGGTCGGAGATCACCGAGCAGAATACGATTACCGATTTGGGGCGCAAAGCCGTCTCGTATTCGCAAGAACTCGGCACACCCTCGTCGCGTGAAGCGAAGGCCGCGTCCCGACTGAAATGGGCCTGGGGCCTCGCCATCGTGAGCGGCGCCGTCGCGGTGGCGCTGGGCATGGCTTCTTTTGGCGCCCGGCCGAAGGAGGCGAGCACGCCGCCGTCGGCCGATCCGGTCACCGTGGTGCCCAGCGCGGCCGCATCGTCCGTGCCCACCGGTGTCGTGGCTCCGCCGTCGCCACCGCCGGTCTCAGCGGAGGCGAGCACGCCGCCCGTCACGTCCGCGCGCGCTTCGGCCAAACCTCCGCCGAGCACGCGGGCCGCCAAAGCCCCGAACACCATTCGTGCCGACGATGGGCGCTCGTGCAATCCGCCCTATTACGAGGATGCACAGGGCATCCGGCACATCAAGCCGGAGTGCCTCAAGTTCGAATAA
- a CDS encoding sigma 54-interacting transcriptional regulator: MTDRSKGSTITVLRSNTIEVPALRVAIVDEGPEVSVPLGLEPVTIGSSDECQLVLRDRRVSRRHCSITLGDDGVVLRDLASKNGTFLGEIAVREAVLVPEVIFTVGMTRLAVRVVGAPAVLELHPTPQFGEALGGSLVMRALFARLAEAAQSDETILLLGESGTGKELLARGIHDMSPRRDGPFVVMDGGSISPNLIEAELFGNVRGAFTGAVDARVGLLQHADGGTLFLDEIGELPLDVQPKLLRALEARQFRAVGSNKWQPFHARIVAATHRDLRAAVRDGTFRSDLYYRLAVIEARVPPLRERKDDLELLVDRFLASQTPPLTRHDLPKTTMAMLRSHSFPGNVRELRNVLTRLALFPRLGLDALEPIRKRTLDPGAHDNDAEGWSQLFDLPLREAREHLVERFESSYLEAKLKDHAGNVGRTAQSAGVSRQMIYRLLERYGLRPGEV; encoded by the coding sequence ATGACGGATCGAAGCAAGGGCAGCACCATCACGGTCCTACGCTCGAACACCATCGAGGTACCGGCCCTGCGCGTGGCCATCGTGGACGAAGGGCCCGAAGTCTCCGTGCCCCTCGGCCTCGAGCCCGTTACCATCGGCTCATCCGACGAATGCCAATTGGTCTTGCGCGATCGGCGCGTTTCGCGGCGGCATTGTAGCATTACCCTGGGCGACGACGGCGTCGTCCTGCGCGATCTCGCCAGCAAGAATGGCACCTTTCTGGGCGAGATCGCGGTGCGGGAAGCCGTTCTCGTGCCGGAGGTCATTTTCACGGTGGGCATGACGCGGCTGGCGGTGCGGGTCGTGGGCGCGCCCGCGGTGCTGGAGCTCCATCCCACGCCGCAATTCGGCGAGGCGCTGGGGGGCTCGCTGGTGATGCGTGCGCTGTTCGCGCGGCTCGCGGAGGCGGCCCAGAGCGATGAGACCATTTTGCTCTTGGGCGAATCGGGGACGGGGAAAGAGCTTTTGGCGCGAGGGATCCACGATATGAGCCCGCGCCGCGATGGGCCCTTCGTGGTCATGGACGGCGGCTCGATTTCGCCCAACCTGATCGAGGCGGAGTTGTTCGGAAATGTGCGCGGGGCTTTCACGGGCGCGGTGGATGCGCGCGTGGGGCTGCTCCAGCACGCGGATGGCGGGACACTGTTTCTCGACGAGATTGGCGAGTTGCCACTCGATGTGCAGCCCAAGTTGCTGCGCGCCCTCGAGGCGCGGCAGTTCCGCGCGGTAGGCAGCAACAAATGGCAACCCTTTCATGCGCGCATCGTGGCCGCGACCCACCGCGATTTGCGGGCAGCGGTGCGCGACGGCACCTTCCGCAGCGATCTCTATTACCGGCTCGCGGTCATCGAGGCACGGGTGCCCCCGCTTCGCGAGCGCAAGGACGACCTCGAGCTGCTGGTGGATCGGTTTCTCGCGTCGCAGACTCCGCCCCTCACGCGCCACGATTTGCCAAAGACGACGATGGCGATGCTGCGTTCTCATTCCTTCCCGGGCAATGTGCGCGAGCTTCGCAATGTGCTGACCCGATTGGCGCTTTTCCCGCGCCTCGGCCTCGACGCCCTGGAGCCTATCCGCAAGCGCACCTTGGATCCCGGTGCGCACGACAACGACGCCGAAGGCTGGTCGCAATTGTTCGACCTTCCCCTGCGCGAGGCCCGCGAACACTTGGTGGAGCGCTTCGAGTCATCGTACTTGGAAGCGAAACTCAAGGACCACGCCGGCAACGTGGGGCGCACCGCACAATCGGCGGGCGTTTCGCGGCAGATGATTTATCGACTCCTCGAGCGCTATGGTTTGCGACCGGGTGAGGTTTGA